In Bacteroidales bacterium, the genomic stretch AAATTCATCTTCATAAGATTTAATCACGTTATTGTCCGAGTTGTATTCATATGTATATGAGGATGATATAACAATGGGAGGGGAATTAGATTCATTCCTATAGGTTTTACGAACCAGTAAATTATTTTCATTATATGTATAGATTGTATAATCACCTTCAAGTAATTGATTTTCTGAATTATAATTAATTATTTTTTTTGGATAATGTTTTATATTTTCTACTAGAGTTTTTTGTTTTTTACAACTAGAAAAACTAATTGAAATTGCAATTATTGAAAAAGTAAATAATCTCATTAAGTTGGTTGTGTTCATGATCTTTTAAATTTCTATTTATAAAAAAGGTGGGGAAATTGTATATAAATGAACTTATTTTATGTTTTTTATTTTTACAGGATTTTGTCTTGTATTAAACACATTTGCAATTTCAATTCTATTTTTATTAAAATTAACCCAATAAATAATTTTATAATTTTTCTAAATCAAATACCTGAAATTTTGAGTGCGATCAGCTAATAGTTCTTCCTTTTGTCCGATATTAGTATGCTTGTTGAGCAATATGGTTTTATCAATAATACCGTTTATTAATTTTAAAGCAACAGAAATACCTGCTTTTGTTTTGTAGTAATCAAAAATATCATCCAATTTGTTCTCTGCGAATCTTGTCCAATATATTGTTAAATCCATTATTGAAATTTGGATTTTAAATCAGTTGCTTTAATAAGTCTTTCATTTTCAGAGTCATCAAGTGCTTGGTCAATTTCATTATTAAATTGATATAAGTCTTTTGGTTTAAGTTCTTTTTCAAATATCTCTGATTTCCATTTTTTTAACATTTTTTCTAATCCGCTGATTACATCTTCGTTTTGCAGTCGAAGGAACTCTTGGATAAATGATATTTTTCGTGTTTGGATATCCATAATTCAATTATTTTATTCAAAGATACAATTATTTTTATTGAA encodes the following:
- a CDS encoding type II toxin-antitoxin system RelE/ParE family toxin produces the protein MDLTIYWTRFAENKLDDIFDYYKTKAGISVALKLINGIIDKTILLNKHTNIGQKEELLADRTQNFRYLI